Sequence from the Fictibacillus arsenicus genome:
AACTCCTAGTTTACAGGCGACCATTTCTTCGATGAACGACCATTGTGAGCTTTCGGAGATAACATGTGGATTGAAGCCTGCGTGGTTACAAGAAGAAATGATGCGATCATGCAAAACAAAATCCTTATTGAACAGTATAAAAGACTCACTGCTGAGATCAGATAGGTTAACCTCTTCATGCGTGGCAATGGGGTGATCGGGATGGATGATAAGCTGCAAATCTTCTTTCATAAAAGAAAAGTACTGAAAAATATCGTGGTTTGTTGGGAGTACAACAACCCCAATATCTAAGTTGTGATTGGCTACTTCTTCTTCGATTTTCTTTGATCCATCTTCCATTAATTCAAACGTTATAGCTGGATATTTCTCATGAAAACTTCCAACCAGCTTTGGAAAGAGCCGAGAATCAAAAATAGGAGGTAATCCAATACGAACATGTCCTTTTTGAAGTCCCAGCAGATTATCCATTTCAGATTCTAAGTTGTTAAATGCTTGATCAACGAGTTTGGCTTGTTCATAAATAACTCGTCCTGCATCGGTTAAAATCAGCTTCTTTCTGCTGGAGCGGTCAAATAGAACCAATCCTAGTTCATCTTCTAAATTCTTGATCATTTTACTTATCGTTGGCTGAGTGATGAACAGTTCCTCAGCAGCACGGGTAAAACTATTATATTTTGCAACCTCAATAAAATATTGCAATTGTTTAATATCCATTTTCACACCTGATTTCTTTGAGAAAGCTTCTGATAAGTTTAGTATGTAGCTTATCAAATTAATTTACCAAATACTATATTGTGAACTGCAAAAAAAAGAACAGCCTTTAATTAGGCTGCCTCTACATATTATTTAGCGGCTTTGTACACATCCACCAGTCATAGCATTGAATTTCTCCTGCTTGCGCTTGTTCTGCACGTTTTTTCGCTTCTTGAACTAAATAATACAAACCAATGACCTTGATAGCTTGTTGGCAGGACAAGTTCCCCAAGGGTGGTATGAACCGTCATCTCCGGGAATTGATCTCCAATGAATGGCTTTGTATATTCCTGTGCTTGCTCCATATCTCTCCTCCTCTATCTGATTCTGTGCTGGTTTCCCAACATCTTGCTCTTTTTTAACAATTGAGATTCACCCGTTTTCTCCCATTTTTCAACAAGTTCGATCGCTTCTTCAGGTGAAAAGCCTTGACCGACTAATACGCCTGACAGAATAAATTCCTGGAATAGATGTGTAAGGTTAATACCTTCTTCTGATTCTTCCAAAGCTCTTTTTACTAATGGATCAATATACATTACCCACTGGTCTGCTGTACTTAGTGGCTGAGTTTGTGGTTGTGCTTGAGTTTGGGTCTGTACTTGCGTTTCGATATCTGGACTGCGGGATGAGCCTGGCTTGCTATTAAGCGTAAATAAGTAATTGTATTTTGCACTGTGTTTAATTTCATCCGTTATGATGTTGAACAAGATGTCCCGATAATACCTGTTAGGAAGACCTTGCCGAATCACCCGGTATTTTTCAACTGCCGCCAATTCGCCAAAAAGTGCTTTTACAAGACCGTCTTTATACGTTTTTGGCCGTTGAAATTCTTCACCAGCTGTTTGTGGTACCTCTTGTCCCGTAAGGTCTTTATATATTTTTCTGAACAGCCGGTTATGCCTTTTTTCATCATCACGAATCGAGGCGATAATTAATTTTTCTTCATTTGTTGGTGCTATGGAAATTAAGTATTCATAAAACAATTGATCTTCTCGTTCTCCTGCAACCGCTTCTCTAATAAGCTGCAAAGAAAGCTGGAGTGCTTGCTGCTGTCCGCTGGTTTGCTGCTCCTGTGGATTCATATAGCTCATAAGTGTACCTCCAAAACATAAAGTCGAAATAGTCTATGCAAACGCCTAACTTTTGCGCCTGACTTTTTTCACTGTCCCTGCTTTTAAACACCACTTGTCCCTTGCGTGAATATGAATGAAACTATAGCTTGTTTTTATATTAAGGAGTGTTCACATGAATGAACTGTTTTGGCTAGCCTTAGGTGCAGCAGCCGTTCTTTTCACTGAGGCAGCCGGCTGGTTTTATTGGCGTTACTTTGGAAAAGGATCGATTAAAAGTTATATGAATGAAGATCAAAAACCAGAGGGGGATTTTCGGGTTATTCGCAAAATAAATACACCTACACAAAAGATCGCACTAGTTGATGTGGATGGTGAAATGTGGATCTACAGCAATGGGGATGTGATGTTCAGCACGACACGGGATGAGGATGAGTACGCTGATGTTATTGTTCACGTTCCGATGGCCGCAGCAAAAAATGTAAAAAGTGTCTTGATTATTGGCGGCGGAGGCGGAATTACCACACGTGAGGCATTGCGTTATGAGGATGTTGAAAAGATAACCACAATCGATATTGATGATGTAATGATAGACTTTGGGAAAAACTT
This genomic interval carries:
- the cidR gene encoding cidABC operon transcriptional activator CidR: MDIKQLQYFIEVAKYNSFTRAAEELFITQPTISKMIKNLEDELGLVLFDRSSRKKLILTDAGRVIYEQAKLVDQAFNNLESEMDNLLGLQKGHVRIGLPPIFDSRLFPKLVGSFHEKYPAITFELMEDGSKKIEEEVANHNLDIGVVVLPTNHDIFQYFSFMKEDLQLIIHPDHPIATHEEVNLSDLSSESFILFNKDFVLHDRIISSCNHAGFNPHVISESSQWSFIEEMVACKLGVSLLPESICRHLTTKVKTIKVVNPSIGWELALIWGKDQYLSFAAKEWLRFAKEQL
- a CDS encoding ferritin-like domain-containing protein, whose product is MSYMNPQEQQTSGQQQALQLSLQLIREAVAGEREDQLFYEYLISIAPTNEEKLIIASIRDDEKRHNRLFRKIYKDLTGQEVPQTAGEEFQRPKTYKDGLVKALFGELAAVEKYRVIRQGLPNRYYRDILFNIITDEIKHSAKYNYLFTLNSKPGSSRSPDIETQVQTQTQAQPQTQPLSTADQWVMYIDPLVKRALEESEEGINLTHLFQEFILSGVLVGQGFSPEEAIELVEKWEKTGESQLLKKSKMLGNQHRIR